A part of bacterium genomic DNA contains:
- a CDS encoding ABC transporter ATP-binding protein produces MNPPSDVLIEVTNLRKNFRVRKNFFSHSAAAVQAVGGISFSISRGETLGLVGESGCGKSTTGRCVIRLIEPTSGTVTLEGRDVTTLSGKDLRAIRRKMQMVFQDPFSSLNPRQTVDTMLREIFHVHRIAEGAQADQKISELMEMVGLPVGKANNYPHEFSGGQRQRIGIARALSVNPSFIVCDEPVSALDVSIQAQIVNLLTELKKKLSLTMLFIAHDLAIVRHISDRIAVMYLGKIVEMADAQSIYKNPLHPYTQALMSAVPISDPEIKKQRIELKGDVPSPAQIPQGCAFHTRCLYAEKICKEVEPSWNEAGGHWVSCHLAGRHTMAV; encoded by the coding sequence ATGAATCCGCCATCGGACGTTTTAATCGAAGTCACCAATCTTCGGAAGAATTTTCGTGTCAGAAAGAATTTTTTTTCACATTCGGCTGCTGCCGTTCAAGCCGTGGGCGGAATTTCGTTTTCGATCAGTCGTGGCGAGACGTTGGGGCTTGTTGGTGAATCCGGCTGTGGCAAAAGCACGACGGGCCGATGTGTGATCCGGCTGATCGAACCGACCAGTGGGACGGTTACACTGGAAGGACGCGATGTGACGACCTTATCCGGTAAGGATTTGCGGGCTATACGGCGTAAGATGCAGATGGTTTTTCAGGATCCTTTCAGTTCACTCAATCCCCGCCAGACCGTCGATACTATGTTACGGGAAATTTTTCATGTGCATCGCATCGCCGAAGGCGCACAGGCGGATCAAAAAATCAGTGAGTTGATGGAAATGGTAGGTTTGCCGGTTGGCAAGGCCAATAATTATCCTCATGAATTTTCCGGCGGTCAACGCCAGCGTATCGGTATTGCGCGTGCATTATCGGTTAATCCGTCGTTTATAGTATGCGATGAGCCTGTTTCAGCGCTTGACGTATCCATCCAGGCGCAAATTGTTAACCTTTTAACGGAACTCAAAAAAAAACTTTCGCTGACAATGTTGTTTATTGCGCATGATCTGGCGATCGTGCGCCACATTTCGGACCGGATTGCGGTGATGTATCTCGGTAAAATTGTTGAGATGGCGGATGCTCAGTCGATTTACAAGAATCCATTGCATCCTTATACGCAGGCCCTTATGTCGGCGGTACCAATTTCGGATCCGGAAATCAAAAAGCAAAGAATTGAATTGAAAGGGGACGTACCAAGTCCGGCTCAAATACCGCAAGGCTGTGCATTTCATACGCGATGTCTGTATGCTGAAAAAATTTGCAAAGAAGTCGAGCCGTCATGGAATGAAGCCGGCGGACATTGGGTAAGTTGTCATTTAGCTGGTCGTCATACAATGGCGGTTTGA
- a CDS encoding STAS domain-containing protein, producing MEGQVIHFDNEEIGDVILMRIHDERVDSRISSHYKQEFLALRNEGICKVIVDLSEVNFIDSSGLGSLLFGRRIFSEDGGDLRIVGAFEKVLSMFKIAKLDRVFEFFENKENAIESFREDEEEEGLET from the coding sequence ATGGAAGGGCAAGTCATTCATTTTGACAATGAAGAAATCGGTGACGTGATTCTTATGCGAATTCATGATGAACGCGTGGACAGCCGGATATCGTCTCATTATAAACAGGAATTTCTGGCTTTACGCAATGAAGGTATTTGTAAAGTGATAGTTGATCTTTCCGAAGTTAATTTTATTGACAGTTCAGGGTTGGGATCGCTGCTATTCGGGCGGAGGATTTTCAGTGAAGACGGAGGCGATCTCCGGATCGTCGGCGCCTTTGAAAAAGTACTAAGCATGTTCAAAATTGCCAAACTTGACCGCGTGTTTGAATTTTTTGAAAATAAGGAAAATGCTATTGAAAGTTTCCGTGAGGACGAAGAAGAAGAGGGATTAGAAACATAA
- a CDS encoding roadblock/LC7 domain-containing protein yields the protein MEDILKRLRNDTPGVSAVALVSNDGLIISSLLPDSIEAERVAAISAALLNQGETSSEDAMIGQMSQITIRAKEGFIVITRAGRETLLTVFTTTNAKLGLILFDINTALKELKSHVN from the coding sequence ATGGAAGACATTTTAAAACGATTACGCAACGATACTCCCGGCGTGAGCGCCGTGGCCTTAGTCAGCAACGACGGTTTGATCATTTCCTCATTATTACCCGACTCGATTGAGGCGGAAAGGGTGGCTGCAATTTCAGCCGCTCTGCTGAATCAAGGCGAAACCAGTTCAGAAGACGCCATGATCGGACAAATGTCGCAGATCACTATTCGCGCAAAAGAAGGTTTTATCGTGATTACCCGTGCGGGGCGCGAAACGCTTCTGACAGTATTTACGACAACGAATGCGAAACTTGGATTGATTCTATTTGATATTAATACGGCATTAAAAGAATTAAAATCGCACGTCAATTAA
- a CDS encoding fatty acid desaturase, whose translation MIWSVLTEHWWLPVLIACISGHLTTVCVSLYLHRDQTHGGLTIKAPVSHLMRFWLWLSTGLNTREWVACHRKHHAFTDQADDPHSPVNHGVLGILFAGVYYYRQATKNMAVLEKYGKGVVNDWLEKYIFTKLQFVGVLTLLAIDIVLFNVGYGLLVWTIQMVWIPFWAAGVINGVGHYLGYRNYKVEDESRNIVPFGILLGGEELHNNHHKYPASSKFSSKWFEFDIGWMYIRILMFFRLAQVKISDMSK comes from the coding sequence ATGATCTGGAGCGTTCTGACTGAACATTGGTGGCTGCCTGTATTGATTGCATGCATCAGCGGACACTTGACAACGGTATGCGTGAGTTTGTATCTTCACCGCGATCAAACGCACGGAGGATTGACCATTAAAGCTCCGGTGAGCCATCTGATGCGATTCTGGCTGTGGCTGTCAACCGGGCTTAATACACGCGAATGGGTTGCCTGCCATCGCAAACATCACGCGTTTACCGATCAGGCGGACGATCCTCACAGTCCTGTCAATCACGGCGTGTTGGGAATCCTCTTTGCAGGCGTGTACTATTATCGCCAGGCAACCAAGAACATGGCCGTCCTGGAAAAATACGGCAAAGGCGTCGTCAATGACTGGCTGGAAAAATATATTTTTACGAAATTACAATTCGTCGGCGTCTTGACATTATTGGCCATCGATATCGTATTATTTAACGTCGGATATGGATTGCTCGTATGGACCATTCAAATGGTATGGATTCCTTTTTGGGCTGCCGGCGTAATCAATGGCGTAGGACATTATTTGGGATACCGCAATTATAAGGTTGAAGATGAAAGCCGTAATATTGTTCCGTTCGGTATTTTGCTTGGCGGTGAAGAACTGCACAACAACCATCATAAATATCCCGCATCGAGTAAGTTTTCATCGAAATGGTTTGAATTTGATATCGGTTGGATGTACATCCGCATCCTGATGTTTTTCAGGTTAGCCCAGGTAAAGATTTCCGATATGTCGAAATAA
- a CDS encoding DUF445 domain-containing protein, with translation MNPTSSFFLKHKGEISFFAVLSGLLGTSAVIKLFPEWAPLWMSVLQTGFEAGTVGGAADWLAVKMIFDEIKIGRWRVVPASGIIPRKQKAIAQSAGKLVANEWLSRESIGKMLTQIDVSDAIAEMLSSMHRKGETTAFIQWLMNTLFEFLEQPSTQEKLTVLAKEKLSDIRVSRWIGQHLNDGRVRELMNRLIPFLSDKFIAALSTKEAYDLIYEKMAEERGGFFKQLFFDPADATDKTIIKLTRFLEDIQYNEWHPLRERLNELTSDWAQRLLDERSSAAVEMNELGKELTRNFDTKAWIQRLVAAIKNSVDEQMRAVDSSLSTMIREGVEQLIGRLKTDVELKSDINQKIMNIVGELLTRHHHRIGELVEENILRLSPEAIKEQFKARTYDDMQWIRVNGAIAGFAIGIVIGLIRLLF, from the coding sequence CGGTTTTGTCCGGCCTACTGGGAACCTCGGCCGTCATCAAACTTTTTCCGGAATGGGCGCCGTTGTGGATGAGCGTACTGCAAACGGGTTTTGAGGCGGGCACGGTCGGCGGAGCCGCCGATTGGCTGGCTGTCAAAATGATTTTCGATGAAATCAAGATCGGCCGGTGGCGTGTCGTGCCTGCGTCAGGCATCATTCCACGTAAACAAAAAGCCATCGCTCAAAGTGCGGGCAAATTGGTGGCCAATGAATGGTTGTCGCGCGAAAGTATCGGCAAAATGTTGACGCAAATTGATGTCAGCGATGCGATAGCGGAAATGCTCTCGTCCATGCACCGTAAAGGTGAAACGACAGCCTTCATTCAATGGCTGATGAATACATTGTTTGAGTTCCTTGAACAACCTTCGACGCAGGAAAAATTGACCGTACTGGCGAAAGAAAAACTATCCGACATCCGCGTCAGCCGGTGGATAGGTCAACATCTGAATGACGGGCGAGTTCGTGAACTCATGAATCGCCTGATCCCTTTTCTGTCGGATAAATTTATTGCGGCGTTATCCACGAAAGAAGCATACGATTTGATTTATGAAAAAATGGCGGAAGAACGGGGCGGATTTTTCAAACAATTGTTTTTTGATCCGGCGGACGCAACCGATAAAACTATTATTAAATTAACGCGATTTCTCGAGGACATTCAGTACAACGAATGGCATCCTTTGCGCGAACGACTGAATGAACTCACGTCGGACTGGGCACAGAGACTCCTGGATGAGCGTTCGTCCGCTGCCGTTGAAATGAATGAATTAGGGAAAGAATTGACACGAAATTTCGATACAAAAGCCTGGATCCAACGGCTCGTTGCCGCTATTAAAAATAGCGTCGACGAGCAAATGCGTGCAGTCGACAGCTCATTGAGCACCATGATTCGAGAAGGCGTCGAGCAATTGATCGGGCGATTGAAAACAGACGTTGAATTGAAGTCCGACATCAATCAAAAAATTATGAATATTGTCGGAGAGCTTTTGACCAGACATCATCATCGCATCGGGGAATTGGTCGAAGAAAACATCTTACGTCTTTCGCCGGAGGCGATCAAAGAGCAATTCAAGGCACGCACGTATGATGACATGCAGTGGATCAGGGTCAACGGTGCCATAGCCGGCTTTGCTATCGGAATTGTGATCGGTTTGATTCGGTTGCTGTTTTAA
- a CDS encoding cystathionine beta-synthase — MLYYNNILEVIGRTPMVRLNRVGAHLECNLFAKCEFLNPGGSLKDRIGKSMVEAAEKEGRIKPGDTLIEPTSGNTGIGIALAGAVRGYRVIITMPEKMSREKQVVLEALGAEIIRTPTEASFDSPESHISVARRLQSELPNAHILDQYSNPNNPLVHYETTAKEILEAVDGKIDMVVMGAGTGGSITGVAKRIKEVAPNCRIVGADPVGSILGGGTQVGTYKVEGIGYDFVPDVLDRGLVDEWVKTEDQQSFLLSRRLIREEGLLVGGSSGSAMFAALQKAPSLKKGQNCVVVLADGVRNYMTKFVDDKWMRDNGFFETQPIKGKVKDILDKSPRPQLVCADDMQTIQMIVAQMREKGISQLPVTSGGVLVGIVSEADLMEFLASGAGVPHSLVSKCMNRQVPVVGFNTPITTLQEMLSKSQAVVVVDEHRKPVSIMTRIDLLDYLAVMGK; from the coding sequence ATGCTTTATTACAACAACATCCTGGAAGTGATCGGGCGTACCCCGATGGTAAGACTTAACCGCGTTGGCGCCCATTTGGAATGCAACTTATTTGCAAAATGTGAATTTCTCAATCCCGGCGGATCGCTGAAAGATCGTATTGGTAAATCGATGGTGGAAGCGGCTGAAAAAGAGGGCCGTATCAAACCCGGCGACACCTTGATTGAGCCCACGAGCGGTAATACGGGTATCGGCATTGCGCTTGCCGGAGCGGTGCGCGGTTATCGCGTCATCATTACGATGCCAGAAAAAATGAGCCGTGAAAAACAAGTCGTCCTGGAGGCTCTGGGCGCGGAAATTATCCGTACGCCGACAGAAGCATCGTTTGATTCGCCCGAAAGTCATATCAGTGTCGCGCGACGGCTTCAATCGGAATTGCCCAATGCTCACATTCTCGATCAATACTCCAATCCCAATAATCCGCTCGTTCATTATGAAACTACGGCCAAGGAAATTCTGGAAGCCGTGGATGGCAAAATCGATATGGTTGTAATGGGAGCAGGTACCGGAGGTTCGATTACCGGCGTCGCGAAACGTATCAAAGAAGTTGCGCCGAATTGCCGCATTGTCGGAGCCGATCCGGTCGGATCGATTTTGGGCGGCGGTACGCAAGTCGGTACGTACAAAGTCGAAGGCATCGGCTATGATTTTGTTCCGGACGTACTTGATCGCGGATTGGTGGATGAATGGGTGAAAACAGAAGATCAACAGTCGTTTCTTTTGTCGCGCCGGTTAATTCGCGAGGAAGGTTTGTTGGTCGGCGGTTCCAGCGGTTCGGCTATGTTTGCCGCTTTGCAAAAAGCTCCGTCGCTTAAGAAAGGTCAAAATTGCGTGGTTGTATTGGCGGACGGCGTTAGAAATTATATGACAAAATTCGTTGATGATAAATGGATGCGCGATAACGGATTCTTTGAAACACAGCCAATCAAAGGCAAAGTGAAAGACATTTTGGATAAGTCGCCGCGGCCACAACTGGTCTGTGCCGATGATATGCAAACCATCCAGATGATCGTTGCTCAAATGCGCGAAAAAGGTATTTCACAATTACCCGTAACGTCCGGCGGCGTGCTGGTTGGCATTGTGTCGGAGGCCGACCTGATGGAATTTCTCGCGTCCGGCGCAGGCGTTCCGCATTCATTGGTTTCAAAATGTATGAACCGGCAAGTACCGGTCGTTGGATTCAATACTCCCATTACAACGTTACAAGAAATGCTAAGTAAGAGTCAGGCCGTTGTCGTGGTTGATGAACATCGGAAGCCGGTGAGTATTATGACGCGTATCGATCTGCTCGATTATTTAGCCGTTATGGGAAAGTAA
- a CDS encoding roadblock/LC7 domain-containing protein gives MLSHKSYFDKLIKDIESVDAKSIVALVSEEGFVLSSNTPDENADAQLAAMVSVFMDYGKKIFAIPGVTSDQMNEAVRTNVSVGDRRYVLVTQLAPHTFIIVAGEDKNRISMMMKKTLEYVDATASMMQKKEIVF, from the coding sequence ATGCTTTCTCATAAATCTTATTTTGACAAACTCATCAAAGACATCGAATCCGTCGATGCGAAATCCATTGTAGCACTGGTTTCGGAAGAAGGCTTTGTGCTGAGTTCGAATACGCCCGATGAAAATGCTGACGCACAATTAGCAGCGATGGTGTCGGTTTTTATGGATTACGGTAAAAAGATTTTTGCGATCCCGGGCGTTACATCCGATCAAATGAACGAAGCCGTACGGACCAACGTTTCAGTCGGTGACCGACGGTATGTATTGGTGACGCAATTGGCGCCGCACACTTTTATCATTGTTGCCGGTGAAGACAAAAACCGCATCAGCATGATGATGAAAAAGACCCTGGAATACGTCGACGCCACGGCATCGATGATGCAGAAAAAAGAAATTGTTTTTTAA